Proteins encoded within one genomic window of Ignavibacteriota bacterium:
- the hisF gene encoding imidazole glycerol phosphate synthase subunit HisF: protein MLHKRIIPCLDVRNGTVVKGVNFVGLREMGEPAAHARFYNDEGADELVILDITASREERRSILAVVESVADVLFIPLTVGGGIRTAEDVRAMLNAGADRVSLNTAMVQRPVLIEEAAARFGSQCVVAAIDARRKADGNGWEVFIYGGHQATGLDALAWAMEVEKRGAGEILLTSMDRDGTQSGYDIALLQAMTSRVRIPVIASGGAGKLEHFSEGLMDGGASAVLAASLFHTRALTIPQLKLYLRSEGVSVR from the coding sequence ATGCTGCACAAACGCATCATTCCATGTCTGGATGTCCGCAATGGCACCGTCGTCAAGGGTGTGAACTTCGTCGGCCTGCGCGAGATGGGTGAACCCGCTGCCCACGCCCGGTTCTACAACGACGAAGGGGCGGATGAGCTCGTGATCCTCGACATCACCGCCTCCCGTGAAGAGCGCCGCAGCATCCTTGCTGTGGTGGAATCGGTCGCCGATGTGCTCTTCATCCCGCTCACCGTGGGTGGCGGGATCCGCACCGCGGAGGACGTGCGCGCAATGCTGAATGCCGGCGCCGACCGCGTCAGTCTGAATACGGCGATGGTTCAACGCCCCGTGCTCATTGAAGAGGCCGCTGCACGCTTCGGGTCGCAGTGTGTCGTTGCCGCCATCGATGCACGCCGCAAGGCGGACGGCAATGGATGGGAGGTCTTCATCTACGGTGGCCATCAGGCCACGGGCCTGGACGCGCTCGCCTGGGCGATGGAGGTGGAGAAACGCGGGGCAGGGGAGATCCTGCTGACGAGCATGGACCGCGATGGCACACAATCCGGGTACGACATCGCACTCCTCCAGGCGATGACCTCACGCGTCCGCATCCCCGTGATCGCCTCAGGAGGTGCCGGCAAACTCGAGCACTTCTCCGAAGGGCTCATGGATGGCGGCGCCAGCGCCGTGCTTGCTGCGTCCCTCTTTCACACACGCGCTCTCACCATTCCGCAATTGAAATTGTATCTCCGATCGGAAGGAGTGTCGGTACGATGA